A region from the Halobacillus mangrovi genome encodes:
- a CDS encoding ABC transporter substrate-binding protein: protein MKKWFSIVSLLTVLVLFLAACSDESSSEGEGDSEESNGDQVTLTIASWSFGTEGEKNLNRMMLDAFMEENPNIKVEIDESIADPWAESLASAASAGEMPDVFSLTNVPTAVANDWTLDITEYVNEDEEYQKLPESVRKAITYNDSVYSVPSSQHIMGYFVNKDLYNQANLDAPYLGMSLEEFETAVSDVTNVNQGVVGLNEANAIPEWYPAAASEDLGWYTFNDGFSLDSKEFINGIKLANNINTNGYAYATLTEDQKANFNGKDVTEAWFNNGIGMMWGGTWALAGYEQNADFDWDFIGVPGERPVITHDFYGISSSTEHPEAAYKLSKWMGFGKEGFMKRIEITDQEEELGLSSVPLINDQEVLDAYFKRVDVEGVEKAYENIENAVVEPFKTTPGYGQARWEAPTGVEIGDQANAPIGALIDASVSGKIKIENYASQINELANKKYEEAKEALK from the coding sequence ATGAAAAAATGGTTTTCTATCGTATCTTTATTAACTGTTTTGGTCTTATTTTTGGCTGCCTGCTCCGATGAATCATCATCCGAAGGTGAAGGAGATTCTGAAGAGAGTAACGGGGATCAAGTGACCTTGACGATTGCCAGCTGGTCCTTCGGTACGGAAGGAGAAAAGAACCTTAATCGTATGATGCTTGACGCTTTTATGGAAGAGAATCCGAATATCAAGGTGGAAATTGATGAATCGATTGCTGATCCTTGGGCAGAATCGTTGGCATCTGCTGCGAGTGCAGGGGAAATGCCGGATGTATTTTCATTGACAAATGTTCCAACAGCCGTTGCGAACGACTGGACATTGGATATCACAGAATATGTGAACGAAGATGAAGAATACCAAAAGCTCCCTGAAAGTGTGAGAAAAGCGATCACTTATAACGACAGCGTCTATTCTGTTCCTTCCTCTCAACATATTATGGGATATTTTGTAAACAAAGACTTGTACAATCAAGCGAACTTGGACGCTCCTTATCTTGGCATGAGCTTAGAGGAGTTTGAGACCGCCGTAAGTGATGTAACAAATGTGAATCAAGGGGTTGTCGGTCTGAATGAAGCGAATGCGATTCCGGAGTGGTATCCAGCTGCGGCAAGCGAAGATTTGGGCTGGTACACGTTTAATGATGGGTTTTCTTTAGACAGTAAAGAATTCATCAACGGAATTAAGCTAGCGAATAACATCAATACAAACGGTTATGCTTATGCAACGTTAACGGAAGACCAAAAAGCGAATTTCAACGGAAAAGATGTAACAGAAGCTTGGTTCAATAACGGAATCGGCATGATGTGGGGCGGCACATGGGCCCTTGCTGGATATGAACAAAATGCAGACTTTGACTGGGATTTCATCGGAGTCCCTGGCGAACGTCCTGTAATTACTCATGACTTCTACGGAATCTCAAGCTCTACAGAACATCCGGAAGCTGCTTACAAGCTTTCTAAATGGATGGGCTTTGGTAAAGAAGGCTTCATGAAGCGTATCGAAATTACAGACCAGGAGGAAGAGCTTGGATTATCCAGTGTACCACTGATCAACGACCAAGAAGTCTTAGATGCTTATTTCAAAAGAGTGGACGTAGAAGGAGTAGAGAAGGCTTATGAAAACATCGAAAATGCTGTAGTCGAGCCATTCAAGACAACTCCAGGATATGGACAAGCTCGTTGGGAAGCACCGACAGGAGTAGAAATTGGCGATCAGGCCAATGCGCCGATTGGAGCGCTTATTGACGCAAGTGTTTCTGGAAAGATCAAAATTGAAAACTATGCGAGTCAAATTAACGAATTAGCGAACAAGAAATACGAAGAAGCGAAGGAAGCTCTTAAGTAA